A stretch of Henckelia pumila isolate YLH828 chromosome 4, ASM3356847v2, whole genome shotgun sequence DNA encodes these proteins:
- the LOC140867351 gene encoding abscisic acid 8'-hydroxylase 4-like has protein sequence MFVPFPIMLSLLIGIISLAVLLVLTWLSSTRRKGEIPGKLGIPFLGQTFAFLAATNSTKGCYDFVRLQRSRYGEWFKTRLFGNVHVYVPTVEGAKAVFANDFVMFNKGYLKSMGDMVGNKSLLRVPHEIHGRMRRLLSDPFSMKSVSKFVQKFDRELCARLERLERAGKSFRVLEFTMKVAFDGICDMLMSITDASTLERLERDVTVVADAMLSFPIMLPGTRYYSGMKARKRILETLKAKITRRRNGQETGDDFLQSMLQRDSYPRNERLDDEEIMDNLLTMIIAGQSTTAAAIMWCVKFLDENKQVQDRLREEQLSILGRKPVGALLKYEDLMSMSYGSKVVKETLRMANVLLWYPRVALHDCTIEGFEIKKGWKVNIDATHIHYDPAIYTQPMCFNPSRFDDMQKPYSYIPFGSGPRTCLGINMAKVTMLVFLHRLAGGYTWNVDDDDTSLERNAHIPRLQSGCPITLTRLDSKP, from the exons ATGTTTGTCCCATTTCCTATTATGCTCAGTTTACTCATTGGAATTATAAGTTTGGCAGTACTATTAGTTCTCACATGGTTAAGTTCAACGAGGAGAAAAGGTGAGATTCCTGGGAAACTCGGCATCCCTTTTCTTGGCCAGACCTTCGCTTTTCTTGCGGCCACGAATAGCACGAAAGGCTGCTATGATTTCGTTCGACTCCAACGATCCag GTATGGAGAGTGGTTCAAAACGAGATTATTTGGTAATGTCCACGTATATGTTCCGACCGTCGAGGGTGCAAAGGCAGTATTTGCCAATGATTTTGTGATGTTCAACAAAGGGTACTTAAAATCCATGGGAGACATGGTTGGAAACAAAAGTTTACTCCGTGTTCCGCATGAAATACATGGACGCATGAGGCGACTGCTCTCAGATCCTTTCTCCATGAAGTCCGTATCCAAGTTCGTCCAGAAATTTGATCGCGAATTGTGTGCGAGATTAGAAAGATTAGAAAGAGCTGGAAAAAGCTTCAGGGTACTTGAATTCACTATGAAG GTTGCATTTGACGGTATCTGTGATATGCTGATGAGTATCACGGATGCATCCACGCTCGAACGACTCGAGAGGGATGTCACAGTTGTTGCCGATGCAATGCTATCGTTTCCCATTATGTTACCCGGCACGAGATACTACAGTGGCATGAAG GCTCGCAAAAGGATACTGGAAACCCTGAAAGCAAAGATTACCAGGAGGCGGAATGGACAGGAAACTGGGGACGATTTTCTGCAATCCATGCTGCAAAGAGATTCGTATCCTCGGAACGAAAGGCTCGACGATGAAGAGATAATGGATAATCTACTGACCATGATAATAGCGGGGCAGAGCACCACCGCAGCTGCCATAATGTGGTGTGTCAAGTTTTTGGATGAAAATAAACAAGTTCAGGACAGGCTAAGG GAGGAACAATTGTCGATACTTGGGAGAAAACCAGTTGGAGCTTTACTTAAATATGAAGATCTGATGAGCATGTCTTACGGTTCAAAA GTTGTCAAAGAGACTTTGAGGATGGCTAATGTATTGTTGTGGTATCCTCGTGTTGCACTTCATGACTGCACTATTGAAG GTTTTGAGATAAAGAAAGGCTGGAAAGTGAACATTGATGCAACTCATATACATTACGACCCTGCGATATACACGCAACCCATGTGTTTCAATCCCTCAAGATTCGAT GACATGCAGAAGCCATACAGCTACATACCATTCGGGTCCGGACCCCGGACATGTTTGGGTATAAATATGGCAAAGGTGACCATGTTAGTGTTCTTGCACCGACTCGCCGGCGGATACAC GTGGAatgttgatgatgatgatactAGCTTGGAAAGGAATGCACATATTCCTAGATTACAAAGCGGATGTCCTATAACGCTAACACGATTGGATTCCAAACCTTaa
- the LOC140863220 gene encoding aspartic proteinase 36-like isoform X2: MDFGRRRMRWAFLMLFLVDLMCSVKGNVVFEVHHKYGGRGEKAALSNLRAHDSRRHGRMLGSIDFQLGGDGSPTSAALYYTKITIGTPPVDYHVQVDTGSDILWVNCHNCLRCPTKSDLNIPLQQYDLTASSTGKTISCDQDFCASVFSGPSSDCKVGLNCEYAITYGDGSRTEGYFVRDNFRFDQVTGNLLTSAMNGSIAFGCSAKQSGELVSSSEAVDGIIGFGQANTSVLSQLASSGKVKKIFSHCLDSYKGGGIFAIGEVVQPKVNRTKLLQNEQHYNVALKDIDVGGQLLNLPTGIFDTGSSSGTIIDSGTTLAYLPNNAYQQVLDKMMARQPNLKTHIVEQMFTCFYYSENVDDGFPVVTFHFDGGLALPVYPHDYLFEVRDTEYCIGWQNSEMQTKDGKEITLLGDLALSDKLILYDLENQTIGWTQYNCSSSIKVKDKATGNTYTVSAHNISAAFNLSGVNVLSFLLLIAALLNLIE, encoded by the exons ATGGATTTCGGGAGGAGGCGTATGAGGTGGGCTTTtcttatgttgttcttggttgATTTGATGTGTTCGGTCAAAGGTAATGTGGTCTTCGAAGTTCATCACAAATACGGTGGCCGCGGGGAGAAGGCGGCTTTGAGCAACCTGAGGGCACATGATTCGCGGCGCCACGGCAGGATGCTTGGTTCCATTGATTTTCAATTAGGGGGCGATGGATCACCCACTAGTGCAGC GCTCTATTACACCAAAATAACAATTGGTACTCCTCCAGTTGACTACCATGTCCAAGTTGATACAGGAAGTGATATTTTGTGGGTGAATTGTCATAACTGTCTTAGGTGCCCCACTAAAAGTGACCTTAAT ATACCCTTGCAGCAGTATGACTTGACGGCATCCTCCACAGGAAAGACAATCTCTTGTGACCAGGATTTTTGTGCTTCCGTATTCAGTGGTCCTAGCTCAGATTGCAAGGTTGGACTTAACTGCGAATATGCTATTACCTATGGAGATGGTAGCAGAACTGAGGGTTACTTTGTCAGAGATAATTTTAGATTTGATCAAGTGACTGGAAACCTTCTAACTTCAGCAATGAATGGATCCATAGCATTTGG GTGCTCGGCTAAACAATCGGGAGAGCTTGTTTCATCTTCTGAGGCAGTTGATGGAATAATTGGTTTTGGACAAGCAAATACCTCTGTTCTTTCTCAACTTGCTTCATCTGGAAAGGTGAAAAAGATATTTTCACATTGCTTGGACAGCTACAAGGGAGGTGGCATTTTCGCTATTGGAGAAGTAGTTCAGCCAAAAGTAAACAGAACAAAACTTCTCCAAAATGA GCAACATTATAACGTTGCTTTGAAGGACATTGACGTGGGTGGTCAGTTGCTAAATCTTCCTACTGGTATATTTGACACGGGATCTAGTTCGGGGACTATAATTGACAGTGGCACGACCTTGGCCTATCTTCCAAATAATGCTTATCAACAAGTTCTAGACAAG ATGATGGCACGGCAACCAAATTTGAAAACTCATATAGTTGAGCAGATGTTCACATGTTTTTATTACAGTGAGAA TGTTGATGACGGATTTCCAGTTGTAACATTTCATTTTGATGGCGGACTCGCTTTGCCAGTTTATCCTCATGATTATCTGTTTGAAGTTCGT GATACTGAATATTGTATAGGTTGGCAAAACAGTGAAATGCAGACAAAGGATGGAAAAGAAATTACCCTGCTGGGAG ATCTCGCATTATCAGACAAGCTTATTTTGTATGACCTCGAAAATCAAACCATTGGATGGACACAATATAACT GCTCATCTAGCATCAAAGTAAAAGACAAAGCTACTGGAAATACTTATACTGTGAGCGCCCATAATATATCTGCTGCATTCAATCTGTCTGGCGTGAATGTTCTATCATTCCTTTTACTTATAGCCGCCCTCCTCAACCTCATAGAATAA
- the LOC140863220 gene encoding aspartic proteinase 36-like isoform X1 → MDFGRRRMRWAFLMLFLVDLMCSVKGNVVFEVHHKYGGRGEKAALSNLRAHDSRRHGRMLGSIDFQLGGDGSPTSAALYYTKITIGTPPVDYHVQVDTGSDILWVNCHNCLRCPTKSDLNIPLQQYDLTASSTGKTISCDQDFCASVFSGPSSDCKVGLNCEYAITYGDGSRTEGYFVRDNFRFDQVTGNLLTSAMNGSIAFGCSAKQSGELVSSSEAVDGIIGFGQANTSVLSQLASSGKVKKIFSHCLDSYKGGGIFAIGEVVQPKVNRTKLLQNDRQHYNVALKDIDVGGQLLNLPTGIFDTGSSSGTIIDSGTTLAYLPNNAYQQVLDKMMARQPNLKTHIVEQMFTCFYYSENVDDGFPVVTFHFDGGLALPVYPHDYLFEVRDTEYCIGWQNSEMQTKDGKEITLLGDLALSDKLILYDLENQTIGWTQYNCSSSIKVKDKATGNTYTVSAHNISAAFNLSGVNVLSFLLLIAALLNLIE, encoded by the exons ATGGATTTCGGGAGGAGGCGTATGAGGTGGGCTTTtcttatgttgttcttggttgATTTGATGTGTTCGGTCAAAGGTAATGTGGTCTTCGAAGTTCATCACAAATACGGTGGCCGCGGGGAGAAGGCGGCTTTGAGCAACCTGAGGGCACATGATTCGCGGCGCCACGGCAGGATGCTTGGTTCCATTGATTTTCAATTAGGGGGCGATGGATCACCCACTAGTGCAGC GCTCTATTACACCAAAATAACAATTGGTACTCCTCCAGTTGACTACCATGTCCAAGTTGATACAGGAAGTGATATTTTGTGGGTGAATTGTCATAACTGTCTTAGGTGCCCCACTAAAAGTGACCTTAAT ATACCCTTGCAGCAGTATGACTTGACGGCATCCTCCACAGGAAAGACAATCTCTTGTGACCAGGATTTTTGTGCTTCCGTATTCAGTGGTCCTAGCTCAGATTGCAAGGTTGGACTTAACTGCGAATATGCTATTACCTATGGAGATGGTAGCAGAACTGAGGGTTACTTTGTCAGAGATAATTTTAGATTTGATCAAGTGACTGGAAACCTTCTAACTTCAGCAATGAATGGATCCATAGCATTTGG GTGCTCGGCTAAACAATCGGGAGAGCTTGTTTCATCTTCTGAGGCAGTTGATGGAATAATTGGTTTTGGACAAGCAAATACCTCTGTTCTTTCTCAACTTGCTTCATCTGGAAAGGTGAAAAAGATATTTTCACATTGCTTGGACAGCTACAAGGGAGGTGGCATTTTCGCTATTGGAGAAGTAGTTCAGCCAAAAGTAAACAGAACAAAACTTCTCCAAAATGA CAGGCAACATTATAACGTTGCTTTGAAGGACATTGACGTGGGTGGTCAGTTGCTAAATCTTCCTACTGGTATATTTGACACGGGATCTAGTTCGGGGACTATAATTGACAGTGGCACGACCTTGGCCTATCTTCCAAATAATGCTTATCAACAAGTTCTAGACAAG ATGATGGCACGGCAACCAAATTTGAAAACTCATATAGTTGAGCAGATGTTCACATGTTTTTATTACAGTGAGAA TGTTGATGACGGATTTCCAGTTGTAACATTTCATTTTGATGGCGGACTCGCTTTGCCAGTTTATCCTCATGATTATCTGTTTGAAGTTCGT GATACTGAATATTGTATAGGTTGGCAAAACAGTGAAATGCAGACAAAGGATGGAAAAGAAATTACCCTGCTGGGAG ATCTCGCATTATCAGACAAGCTTATTTTGTATGACCTCGAAAATCAAACCATTGGATGGACACAATATAACT GCTCATCTAGCATCAAAGTAAAAGACAAAGCTACTGGAAATACTTATACTGTGAGCGCCCATAATATATCTGCTGCATTCAATCTGTCTGGCGTGAATGTTCTATCATTCCTTTTACTTATAGCCGCCCTCCTCAACCTCATAGAATAA